A DNA window from Pseudomonas sp. GD03919 contains the following coding sequences:
- a CDS encoding ABC transporter substrate-binding protein has translation MRLLLAALLCTPILAQAATLSVCTEASPEGFDVVQYNSLTTTNASADMLMNRLVEFDAEQGTLLPSLARNWSVSDDGLVYDFQLRNDVQFHHSADFTPSRKLDAQDVLFSFQRMLDPNHPWHAVAASGYPHAQSMQWPSLIAKVEAPGTHDVRITLNRRDATFLATLSMGFASIYSAEYADQLMAAGTPQRLNSAPVGSGPFVFERFQKDAVVRYRANPDYFAGKPGVERVIFAITPDSNVRLQKLRRGECQIALSPKPQDVQAIAGDAKLKSAQTAAFMTAFVGINSQHAPLDKPQVRQAINLAFDKASYVKAVFEGSAEPASGPYPPNTWSYASDLPGYPYDPDKARALLAEAGLAEGFKTTIWTRPSGSLLNPNPSLGAQLLQADLAKVGIDAEIRVIEWGELIRRAKAGEHDLLFMGWAGDNGDPDNFLTPQFACASVESGLNFARYCDETLDKLIADGKTSNDQVERSRLYQQAQQIIQQQALWLPLAHPTAFTLLSSKVEGYKVSPFGRQNFASVQIAP, from the coding sequence ATGCGCCTTTTGCTTGCCGCTCTGCTGTGTACCCCGATACTGGCCCAGGCCGCCACCCTCAGCGTGTGCACCGAAGCCAGCCCGGAAGGTTTCGACGTGGTGCAGTACAACTCGCTGACCACCACCAATGCCTCGGCTGACATGCTGATGAACCGCCTGGTGGAGTTCGACGCCGAGCAGGGCACGCTGCTGCCGAGTCTGGCGCGCAACTGGTCGGTCTCGGACGACGGCCTGGTTTACGACTTCCAGTTGCGCAATGACGTGCAATTCCATCACAGCGCCGATTTCACGCCCAGCCGCAAGCTCGACGCCCAGGATGTACTGTTCAGCTTCCAGCGCATGCTCGACCCCAATCACCCCTGGCACGCGGTCGCCGCCAGCGGTTACCCACACGCCCAGTCGATGCAGTGGCCGAGCCTGATCGCCAAGGTCGAAGCACCGGGTACACATGACGTACGCATCACCTTGAACCGCCGCGATGCCACCTTCCTCGCCACCCTGAGCATGGGCTTCGCCTCGATTTACTCCGCCGAGTACGCCGACCAGCTGATGGCCGCCGGCACCCCGCAGCGGCTCAACAGCGCCCCTGTCGGGAGCGGCCCGTTCGTCTTCGAGCGTTTCCAGAAGGATGCCGTAGTGCGCTACCGCGCCAACCCGGATTATTTCGCCGGCAAGCCGGGGGTGGAGCGGGTGATCTTTGCCATCACCCCGGACAGCAACGTGCGCCTGCAGAAGCTACGCCGTGGCGAATGCCAGATCGCCCTGTCACCAAAACCACAGGACGTGCAGGCCATCGCTGGTGACGCCAAGCTGAAAAGCGCGCAGACCGCCGCCTTCATGACTGCCTTCGTCGGCATCAACAGTCAGCATGCGCCGCTGGACAAGCCGCAGGTGCGCCAGGCGATCAACCTGGCGTTCGACAAGGCCAGCTACGTCAAGGCGGTGTTCGAGGGCAGCGCCGAACCGGCCAGCGGCCCTTACCCGCCGAACACCTGGAGCTATGCCAGCGATCTGCCCGGTTATCCGTATGATCCGGACAAGGCCCGCGCCCTGCTGGCCGAGGCTGGCCTGGCGGAGGGTTTCAAGACCACCATCTGGACACGCCCCAGCGGCAGCCTGCTCAACCCCAACCCGAGCCTCGGCGCGCAACTGCTGCAGGCGGATCTGGCCAAGGTGGGCATCGACGCCGAGATTCGCGTGATCGAGTGGGGCGAGCTGATCCGCCGCGCCAAGGCCGGCGAGCATGACCTGCTGTTCATGGGCTGGGCCGGCGACAACGGCGACCCCGATAACTTCCTCACTCCGCAATTCGCCTGCGCGTCGGTCGAGTCAGGCCTCAACTTCGCGCGTTATTGCGACGAGACGCTGGATAAATTGATTGCCGATGGCAAAACCAGCAACGACCAGGTCGAACGCAGCCGCCTCTATCAGCAGGCGCAGCAGATCATCCAGCAGCAGGCGCTGTGGCTGCCGCTGGCTCACCCCACCGCCTTCACGCTGCTGAGCAGCAAGGTCGAGGGCTACAAGGTCAGCCCATTCGGCCGGCAGAATTTCGCTTCGGTGCAGATCGCACCCTAA
- the rpmB gene encoding 50S ribosomal protein L28, with the protein MSRVCQVTGKGPVTGNNISHANNKTRRRFLPNLQHHRFWVESEKRFVRLRVSAKGMRVIDKRGIDVVLAELRARGEKV; encoded by the coding sequence ATGTCGAGAGTCTGTCAAGTTACCGGTAAGGGTCCGGTAACCGGGAACAACATTTCCCACGCAAACAACAAAACCCGTCGTCGTTTCCTGCCGAACCTGCAGCATCATCGCTTCTGGGTCGAGTCCGAGAAGCGCTTCGTGCGTCTGCGCGTATCTGCCAAGGGCATGCGCGTCATCGACAAGCGTGGCATCGACGTAGTGCTGGCTGAGCTGCGCGCTCGCGGCGAAAAGGTTTAA
- the rpmG gene encoding 50S ribosomal protein L33 — translation MRELIRLVSSAGTGHFYTTDKNKRTTPDKIEIKKFDPVVRKHVMYKEAKIK, via the coding sequence ATGCGTGAACTGATCCGTTTGGTGTCCAGCGCCGGTACCGGCCACTTCTACACCACCGACAAGAACAAGCGCACCACCCCAGACAAGATCGAAATCAAGAAATTCGATCCGGTCGTACGCAAGCACGTGATGTACAAGGAAGCCAAGATCAAGTAA
- a CDS encoding HDOD domain-containing protein, with the protein MTASAHCVEVLIAEADPWTSNLLRQLVLDVRGDARVLQVSDGQTALARCKRRLPDLVIADGELPGLDGLELLRQLRRHPRTPALPFVLISGRFDASSVRAARPLAPSAYLAKPFNAESLRQRLRTLLPASAGAMAVPQPLLVSELRDFLDTVREEGQGAPLLSDVRDAVSQALQSGEQDLGELQAVFGNDPQITALLIAAASTAAQHQGVACQTLAQALHRLGVARTLNLVLGLALQRNAQLRDPRLAELAAHAWQQARRSADLARWLALELRLDAELCYTAGLLHNLGELALLRSLQDWLDTGGELSDEQIEHAMQRRSASFGSALRSRWRLPFGLRELISAFYGLGSGVFSREALLLNLSGLLLALAASEQPASLAEARCVRMLRLDLRLLERLPAELYRSA; encoded by the coding sequence ATGACCGCTTCAGCTCATTGTGTGGAAGTTCTGATCGCTGAAGCGGATCCCTGGACGTCCAATCTGCTGCGGCAACTGGTGCTCGATGTGCGCGGTGATGCCCGCGTGCTGCAGGTCAGTGATGGCCAAACGGCACTGGCACGCTGCAAGCGCCGACTGCCTGACCTGGTGATCGCCGATGGCGAGCTGCCGGGGCTCGATGGTTTGGAACTGTTGCGTCAGTTGCGCCGTCATCCACGTACGCCGGCGTTGCCGTTCGTGCTCATCAGCGGTCGTTTCGATGCCAGCAGCGTCCGTGCGGCGCGGCCTTTGGCGCCCAGTGCCTATCTGGCCAAACCGTTCAATGCCGAGAGCCTGCGCCAGCGCTTGCGTACCTTGTTGCCCGCGTCTGCGGGGGCCATGGCGGTGCCTCAGCCGTTGCTGGTCAGCGAGCTGCGCGATTTTCTCGATACGGTGCGTGAAGAGGGCCAGGGCGCGCCGCTGCTCAGCGATGTGCGCGATGCGGTTAGCCAGGCGCTGCAGTCGGGTGAGCAGGATCTGGGTGAGCTGCAAGCGGTATTCGGCAATGACCCGCAGATCACCGCGCTGTTGATCGCTGCGGCCAGCACCGCCGCCCAGCATCAGGGCGTAGCTTGCCAGACGCTGGCGCAGGCGCTGCATCGCCTGGGGGTGGCGCGTACGCTGAATCTGGTGCTGGGGCTGGCCCTGCAGCGCAACGCACAGTTACGCGACCCGCGCCTGGCCGAACTGGCCGCGCATGCCTGGCAGCAGGCACGTCGCAGTGCCGATCTGGCGCGCTGGCTGGCGCTCGAACTGAGGCTCGATGCCGAGTTGTGCTACACCGCCGGCCTGCTCCACAACCTGGGCGAGTTGGCCCTGCTGCGCAGTCTGCAGGACTGGCTGGATACGGGGGGTGAGTTGAGCGACGAGCAGATCGAGCACGCCATGCAGCGCCGGTCGGCCAGCTTCGGCTCGGCCTTGCGTAGCCGCTGGCGTCTGCCATTCGGCCTGCGCGAATTGATCTCGGCGTTCTATGGCCTGGGCAGCGGTGTGTTCTCGCGCGAGGCGTTGTTGCTCAACCTCAGCGGCTTGCTGTTGGCGCTCGCGGCCAGCGAGCAGCCGGCGAGCCTGGCCGAGGCGCGCTGTGTACGCATGCTACGGCTTGATTTGCGGCTGCTTGAACGCCTGCCGGCGGAGCTTTATCGGTCTGCCTGA
- a CDS encoding EAL domain-containing protein, giving the protein MIQHLCAWLAANPRHLAQLAQVNVNLSANSLLDGNFHRLLQDELQRHDLPPGKLCIEVTEMVALGELNISAQWIEELRSQGLKVALDDFASGFASYAYLRHLPLDILKIDGSFISGIEHDPINQAMVGSMRQIAGQLGLLSVAEFVETQASLDCLRNLGIDYAQGYFVGRPQPLRQLADDACQYTQADR; this is encoded by the coding sequence GTGATCCAGCACCTGTGCGCCTGGCTCGCGGCCAACCCCAGGCACCTGGCGCAACTGGCCCAGGTCAACGTCAACCTCAGCGCCAACTCGCTGCTCGATGGCAACTTCCATCGCCTGCTGCAGGACGAACTGCAACGCCACGACTTGCCACCCGGCAAGCTGTGCATCGAAGTCACGGAAATGGTGGCCCTCGGCGAGCTGAACATCTCCGCCCAGTGGATCGAGGAACTGCGCAGCCAGGGGCTGAAAGTCGCCCTGGACGACTTCGCCAGCGGCTTCGCTTCATACGCCTACCTGCGCCACCTGCCACTGGACATTCTGAAGATCGACGGCAGCTTCATCAGCGGTATCGAGCACGACCCGATCAACCAGGCCATGGTCGGCTCCATGCGCCAGATCGCCGGGCAACTGGGCCTGCTCAGCGTCGCCGAGTTCGTCGAAACCCAGGCCAGCCTGGACTGCCTGCGCAACCTCGGCATCGACTATGCCCAGGGCTATTTCGTTGGCCGCCCGCAGCCACTGCGGCAGTTGGCTGACGATGCCTGCCAGTACACTCAGGCAGACCGATAA
- a CDS encoding 7TM-DISM domain-containing protein, which yields MLQRITTDGREVRGTARIGYTRSAWWLAVRVQAPAAERLQLIIGQTFLDDLEIWLFDGEQPLAPL from the coding sequence GTGCTGCAGCGAATCACCACTGATGGCCGCGAAGTCCGGGGCACCGCGCGCATCGGCTACACACGCAGCGCTTGGTGGCTCGCCGTACGGGTGCAGGCACCCGCAGCCGAACGCCTGCAACTGATCATCGGTCAGACCTTCCTCGACGATCTGGAAATCTGGCTGTTCGACGGCGAGCAGCCGCTCGCTCCGCTGTAA
- a CDS encoding FAD-dependent oxidoreductase has product MTQYDLILAGAGHAHLGVLRRWALVERPPGRIGLLSPGPEAWYAGMLPGLISGRFSPADCRVELQPLCRAAKVELIEGEIAALDADTRILQLADGRQLQGEWLSLNVGAGMAIPPQQGDAMQVLAARPIERLLEGWQQWQSEPRRMAILGGGAGGVELALALADQVPALALFCGGSLLDGLAPGLRLRALGHLLQRGVQVREHCPIGRIEDDWLLSGDEPVWRGRRLLLASGARPWPWLAASQLSSDAAGFIAIRPTLQCESHAQIFAVGDSASLDGMRRSGRFAVRQAPVLTANLQAALQGRPLRAYRAQWQSLALLATGDGGALLGWHDWSAGGQLYGHYKDWLDRRFVKRHRMVG; this is encoded by the coding sequence ATGACCCAGTACGACCTGATCCTGGCCGGGGCCGGCCATGCCCACTTGGGGGTGTTGCGCCGCTGGGCGCTGGTGGAGCGTCCGCCAGGCCGTATCGGCCTGCTCAGCCCGGGCCCGGAAGCCTGGTACGCGGGCATGTTGCCGGGGCTGATCAGCGGCCGCTTCAGCCCAGCTGACTGCCGGGTGGAGCTGCAGCCGCTGTGTCGCGCGGCCAAGGTCGAGTTGATCGAGGGCGAAATCGCTGCGCTCGATGCCGATACGCGCATCCTGCAGCTTGCGGACGGGCGCCAACTGCAGGGCGAATGGTTGTCGCTGAATGTCGGTGCCGGTATGGCCATACCGCCGCAGCAGGGCGATGCCATGCAGGTGCTGGCCGCCAGGCCGATCGAACGGCTGCTCGAAGGGTGGCAGCAGTGGCAGAGCGAGCCCCGGCGCATGGCGATTCTCGGCGGAGGTGCCGGTGGCGTGGAACTGGCTCTGGCGCTGGCCGACCAGGTGCCGGCGCTGGCGCTGTTCTGCGGTGGCTCGTTGCTCGACGGGCTGGCCCCCGGGCTGCGCCTGCGCGCGCTGGGACATTTGCTTCAGCGTGGCGTGCAGGTGCGTGAGCATTGCCCGATTGGACGCATCGAAGACGACTGGCTGCTCAGCGGTGACGAGCCGGTCTGGCGTGGGCGCCGTCTGCTGCTGGCCAGTGGTGCACGGCCCTGGCCGTGGCTGGCAGCCAGCCAACTGAGCAGCGATGCGGCCGGCTTCATCGCCATTCGTCCAACCCTGCAATGCGAATCCCATGCGCAGATCTTCGCTGTTGGCGACAGCGCCAGTCTCGACGGCATGCGTCGCAGTGGCCGCTTCGCGGTGCGTCAGGCGCCGGTGCTCACCGCCAACCTGCAGGCGGCGCTGCAGGGCCGCCCGCTGCGTGCATACCGCGCGCAATGGCAGAGCCTGGCCCTGCTCGCCACCGGTGACGGCGGAGCCCTGCTCGGCTGGCATGACTGGAGTGCCGGCGGGCAGCTTTACGGGCACTACAAGGACTGGCTGGACCGACGTTTCGTCAAACGCCACCGCATGGTCGGGTAG
- a CDS encoding glutamine synthetase family protein, with product MTTFAAVQEAQDFLASNPDIELIELFILDANGVPRGKLLHREELLALYETGRPLPSTMLGLTIQGEDVEDSGLVWEVGDIDCRAYPLAGSLVRLPWRQLPTAAVQVSMHPSEGLPATPADPRQLLQRVIEQLAADGYHPVMACELEFYLLDQKRDAQGRPQPALDADGGRPRQTQVYGLRELEQIEPFLRDLYMACKAQGIPARTAISEYAPGQVEITLEHGPALAAMDQAVRYKRLVKGVAHAHGMQACFMAKPFAEIAGTGMHMHVSLADAQGNNLFASIDPAGTPLLRHAVGGMLASLLDSLLLFCPNANSYRRFQANSYAPLAPTWGVDNRTVSLRVPGGPAKTRHVEHRICGADANPYLAAAAILAGIHRGIRERLDPGAPIEGNGYAQATEYLPTQWSAAIQALEQSGWARDAFGADFLKVFLAVKRAEYSQFMGEVGEQDWRWYLSNA from the coding sequence ATGACGACTTTCGCAGCTGTACAGGAAGCCCAGGATTTCCTGGCCAGCAATCCCGATATCGAACTGATCGAGCTGTTCATCCTCGACGCCAATGGCGTGCCGCGCGGCAAGTTGCTGCACCGCGAGGAACTGCTCGCGCTCTATGAAACGGGGCGACCGCTGCCGAGCACCATGCTCGGGCTGACCATCCAGGGTGAGGACGTCGAGGACTCCGGCCTGGTTTGGGAGGTGGGCGATATCGATTGCCGCGCCTACCCGCTGGCCGGTAGCCTGGTGCGTCTGCCCTGGCGGCAGTTGCCCACCGCTGCCGTGCAGGTGTCGATGCACCCCAGCGAAGGCCTGCCGGCTACGCCTGCCGACCCGCGTCAGTTATTGCAGCGGGTGATCGAGCAGCTTGCAGCCGACGGCTATCACCCGGTGATGGCCTGCGAGCTGGAGTTCTACCTGCTCGACCAGAAGCGCGACGCCCAGGGCCGCCCGCAGCCGGCGCTGGACGCCGATGGCGGCCGCCCACGGCAGACCCAGGTCTACGGCCTGCGCGAGCTGGAACAGATCGAGCCGTTCCTGCGTGATCTCTATATGGCCTGCAAGGCGCAGGGCATCCCGGCGCGTACGGCGATTTCCGAGTACGCCCCCGGCCAGGTGGAAATCACCCTGGAGCATGGCCCGGCGCTGGCGGCCATGGATCAGGCGGTGCGTTACAAGCGCCTGGTCAAGGGGGTAGCCCATGCCCACGGCATGCAGGCCTGCTTCATGGCCAAGCCGTTCGCCGAGATTGCCGGCACCGGCATGCACATGCACGTCAGCCTGGCCGATGCGCAGGGCAACAACCTGTTTGCCAGCATTGATCCCGCCGGCACGCCGCTGCTGCGTCACGCCGTTGGCGGCATGCTCGCCAGCCTGCTCGACTCGCTGCTGCTGTTCTGCCCCAACGCCAACTCCTACCGGCGCTTCCAGGCCAACAGTTACGCGCCGCTGGCGCCAACCTGGGGTGTGGACAACCGCACCGTCAGCCTGCGCGTGCCGGGTGGCCCGGCCAAGACCCGGCATGTCGAACACCGTATCTGTGGCGCCGACGCCAACCCTTACCTGGCGGCGGCGGCGATTCTGGCCGGCATTCACCGGGGTATTCGTGAACGCCTCGATCCCGGCGCACCGATCGAAGGTAATGGTTACGCCCAGGCCACCGAGTACCTGCCGACCCAGTGGTCGGCAGCGATTCAGGCGCTGGAGCAGTCCGGTTGGGCGCGCGATGCCTTCGGCGCCGACTTCCTCAAGGTGTTTCTCGCCGTCAAACGTGCCGAATACAGCCAGTTCATGGGGGAAGTCGGCGAGCAGGATTGGCGCTGGTACCTGAGTAATGCCTGA
- a CDS encoding NAD(P)/FAD-dependent oxidoreductase has protein sequence MNAIKQPVKPAAERAPSYYSASLNFESDYPTLQGNVTVDVAIIGGGFTGIATAVELAERGLKVAVVETNKVGWGASGRNGGQVTGSLSGDEAMRKQMRNTLGDEVDDFIWHLRWRGHEIIKSRVAKYGIDCDLKHGHLHTAMKASHMDELKATYDEALRRGMGDDVTLLDAAGVRAQLGSELYCGALKNTRNMHLHPLNLCLGEAKAAESLGALIFEHSEVLDIVHGPRPAVVTTGGRIEAKQVLLAGDVYHKLERRRLKGMIFPAMGGIVTTAPLGAELIEAINPFDLAVYDCRFVLDYYRLTGDGRLLFGGGANYSGRDSRDIAGELRPCIERTFPQLKGVQIDFQWSCAMGIVMNRIPQLGKLSSNVWYCQGYSGHGVATTHIMGEIMAKAITGDLEQFDTFAACKHIKVPLGDQLGNPMLAAGMWYYQMLEKLR, from the coding sequence ATGAACGCAATCAAGCAACCCGTCAAACCCGCCGCCGAGCGCGCGCCGTCCTACTACTCGGCCTCGCTCAACTTCGAGAGCGACTACCCGACGCTGCAGGGCAACGTCACCGTCGACGTGGCCATCATCGGTGGCGGCTTCACCGGCATCGCCACGGCGGTGGAGCTGGCCGAGCGCGGCCTCAAGGTGGCCGTGGTGGAGACCAACAAGGTCGGCTGGGGCGCCAGCGGGCGCAACGGCGGTCAGGTCACCGGCAGCCTCTCCGGCGACGAGGCCATGCGCAAGCAGATGCGCAACACGTTGGGCGATGAAGTGGACGACTTCATCTGGCACCTGCGCTGGCGCGGCCACGAGATCATCAAGAGCCGCGTGGCCAAGTACGGCATCGACTGCGACCTCAAGCACGGTCACCTGCATACGGCGATGAAGGCCAGCCATATGGACGAGCTCAAGGCCACCTACGACGAAGCGCTGCGCCGTGGCATGGGCGATGATGTGACCCTGCTCGACGCCGCCGGAGTGCGTGCGCAACTGGGCAGCGAGCTGTACTGCGGCGCGCTGAAGAACACCCGCAACATGCACCTGCACCCGCTCAACCTGTGCCTCGGTGAGGCCAAGGCCGCCGAGAGCCTGGGTGCGCTGATCTTCGAACACTCCGAGGTGCTGGATATCGTCCACGGCCCGCGCCCGGCGGTGGTCACCACCGGCGGACGGATCGAGGCCAAACAGGTGCTGCTGGCCGGCGACGTCTACCACAAGCTGGAGCGGCGCAGGCTCAAGGGCATGATCTTCCCGGCTATGGGCGGCATCGTCACCACCGCGCCGCTGGGCGCCGAGCTGATCGAAGCGATCAACCCCTTTGATCTCGCGGTGTACGACTGCCGCTTCGTGCTCGACTACTACCGCCTGACCGGCGATGGCCGTCTGCTGTTCGGCGGCGGCGCCAACTACTCTGGGCGCGACTCACGCGACATTGCCGGTGAACTGCGCCCGTGCATCGAACGCACCTTCCCGCAGCTCAAGGGCGTGCAGATCGATTTCCAGTGGAGCTGCGCCATGGGCATCGTGATGAACCGCATCCCGCAACTGGGCAAGCTGTCGAGCAATGTTTGGTACTGCCAGGGCTACTCCGGCCATGGCGTGGCGACCACGCACATCATGGGCGAGATCATGGCCAAGGCCATCACCGGCGACCTGGAGCAGTTCGACACATTCGCCGCCTGCAAGCACATCAAGGTGCCGCTGGGTGACCAGCTCGGCAACCCGATGTTGGCCGCCGGCATGTGGTACTACCAGATGCTGGAGAAGCTGCGCTGA
- a CDS encoding alkaline phosphatase family protein: protein MPDNAHVPLPAVLAGPLLRRLEPGRLVLWLVASGELNLHLWLQPEGQAPQTHALHAHCQQLPLGRHAVLHLIDLPLAEALPQDTRISYDLQIIDSAGAKGMRDWAPHLLYDGAEHADFVLRARVDQLLHGSCRKPHHAAADGLLCADRLLTEPHDARQRPALLLMSGDQVYVDDVAGPLLCAIHQLIARLGLFDEFLQGAVVEDSQALYANPVGYYQRADLLPAVKSNQTLRDRFFGGVEKPVFTSSSADNHLVTFAEMIAMYLLVWSPVPWTLISEQPPPLSAEQQQRYARERERIDAFRQSLGQAARVFAHLPTLMIFDDHDVTDDWNLSARWEQTAYGHPFSKRIIGNALLAYLLCQGWGNNPDVFDEPLQAFADLLQQRQNEHLRAAAQDALIDQLLHFEQWHYVLPTTPALLVLDTRTRRWRSEGHLSKPSGLMDWEALCDFQQALLDHPSCIIVSPAPMFGVKLIEGIQKLFTYAGHPLMVDAENWMAHRGAASVMMNIFRHSRTPGDFVILSGDVHYSFVYRVSIRHKRASPTIWQITSSGIKNEFPARLLDWFDRLNRWLYAPWSPLNWLTKRRRMRVTPLIPDRSRSGERLWNGAGLGQVFFDEQGRPKRILQLNADGSKPVTFISEREERPAHATTPRSRNAAP from the coding sequence ATGCCAGACAATGCCCACGTTCCACTGCCCGCTGTGCTCGCCGGCCCGCTGCTGCGCCGCCTGGAGCCCGGCCGCCTGGTGCTGTGGCTGGTGGCCAGTGGCGAGCTGAACCTGCACCTGTGGCTGCAGCCCGAAGGCCAGGCGCCGCAAACCCATGCCCTGCACGCGCACTGTCAGCAGTTGCCGCTGGGCCGGCATGCCGTGCTGCACCTGATCGACCTGCCGCTTGCCGAGGCACTGCCGCAGGACACGCGCATCAGCTACGACCTGCAGATCATCGACAGCGCTGGCGCGAAAGGCATGCGCGACTGGGCGCCGCACCTGCTCTACGACGGCGCTGAGCACGCTGATTTCGTCCTGCGCGCACGGGTCGACCAGTTGCTCCATGGCTCCTGCCGCAAACCGCATCATGCGGCAGCCGACGGCCTGCTTTGCGCCGACCGTCTGCTGACCGAGCCCCACGATGCCAGGCAGCGCCCGGCGCTGCTGCTGATGAGCGGCGATCAGGTCTACGTCGATGACGTCGCCGGGCCGCTGCTCTGCGCCATCCACCAACTGATCGCCCGCCTCGGCCTGTTCGACGAGTTTCTCCAAGGCGCTGTGGTCGAAGACAGCCAGGCGCTCTACGCCAACCCGGTGGGTTATTACCAGCGCGCCGACCTGCTGCCGGCGGTGAAGAGCAACCAGACCCTGCGCGACAGGTTCTTCGGCGGTGTGGAAAAACCCGTCTTCACCAGCAGCAGCGCCGACAACCATCTGGTGACCTTCGCCGAGATGATCGCCATGTACCTGCTGGTCTGGTCGCCAGTGCCCTGGACGCTGATCAGCGAACAGCCGCCGCCGCTGAGCGCAGAACAGCAGCAGCGTTATGCCCGTGAGCGCGAGCGCATCGATGCCTTCCGCCAGAGCCTCGGCCAGGCTGCACGGGTGTTCGCCCACCTGCCGACGCTGATGATCTTCGACGACCACGACGTCACCGATGACTGGAACCTCTCCGCACGCTGGGAGCAGACCGCCTACGGCCACCCGTTCTCCAAACGCATCATCGGCAACGCCCTGCTTGCCTACCTGCTGTGCCAGGGCTGGGGCAACAACCCCGATGTATTCGATGAGCCGCTGCAGGCCTTTGCCGACCTGCTGCAGCAGCGGCAGAACGAGCATCTGCGGGCCGCAGCGCAGGACGCGCTGATCGACCAGTTGCTGCATTTCGAGCAATGGCACTACGTGCTGCCGACCACGCCCGCGCTGCTGGTGCTGGACACCCGCACGCGTCGCTGGCGCAGCGAAGGGCATTTGTCGAAACCCTCGGGGCTGATGGACTGGGAGGCGCTGTGCGACTTCCAGCAGGCACTACTCGATCACCCCAGCTGCATCATCGTCTCGCCGGCGCCGATGTTTGGCGTGAAGCTGATCGAGGGTATCCAGAAACTGTTCACCTATGCCGGCCACCCGCTGATGGTCGATGCGGAAAACTGGATGGCCCATCGCGGCGCGGCCAGCGTGATGATGAATATCTTCCGCCACTCGCGTACGCCGGGGGACTTCGTCATTCTCTCCGGCGACGTGCACTACTCCTTCGTCTACCGCGTGAGCATTCGCCACAAGCGTGCCAGCCCGACCATTTGGCAGATCACCAGCAGCGGCATCAAGAACGAATTTCCGGCCAGGCTGCTGGACTGGTTCGACCGCCTCAATCGCTGGCTCTACGCACCCTGGTCGCCGCTCAACTGGCTGACCAAACGCCGGCGCATGCGCGTCACCCCGCTGATCCCCGACCGCAGCCGCTCCGGCGAACGCCTGTGGAACGGCGCCGGCCTCGGCCAGGTGTTCTTCGACGAGCAGGGCCGGCCCAAGCGCATCCTCCAGCTCAATGCCGATGGCTCGAAGCCGGTGACGTTCATCAGCGAACGCGAAGAGCGGCCGGCCCACGCCACTACGCCTCGCAGTCGCAATGCTGCGCCTTAG
- a CDS encoding Crp/Fnr family transcriptional regulator: MPDPRHYLSQLSQGHWFAALPQTLRHTLLDMAQVQHLDAGQRLFRRGDKPSGLYAVVEGAMRVGAVSETGKEALLTLVEPPYWFGEISLFDGLPRTHDAFADSASTLLLLPQAGLLALLEREPQHWRDFALLMSHKLRLAFIALEDMSLLPAAPRLARRLLLIAENYGESEPRRVLHLAQEQLALMLSLSRQTTNQILKELQAQGVVQLTYGEIEILDFERLRQLAS; the protein is encoded by the coding sequence ATGCCCGATCCGCGTCACTACCTCAGCCAGCTGAGCCAGGGTCACTGGTTCGCTGCGCTGCCCCAGACGCTGCGTCATACTCTGCTGGACATGGCCCAGGTGCAGCATCTGGATGCCGGCCAGCGGCTGTTTCGCCGTGGCGACAAACCCAGCGGGCTGTATGCGGTGGTCGAAGGCGCGATGCGCGTCGGTGCGGTCAGCGAAACCGGCAAGGAAGCGCTGCTGACCCTGGTCGAACCGCCCTACTGGTTCGGCGAGATTTCCCTGTTCGATGGCCTGCCGCGCACCCACGATGCATTCGCCGACAGCGCCAGCACCCTGCTGCTGTTGCCGCAGGCCGGCCTGCTTGCCCTGCTCGAACGCGAGCCGCAGCACTGGCGCGACTTCGCCCTGCTGATGAGCCACAAGCTGCGTCTGGCCTTTATCGCCCTGGAAGACATGAGCCTGCTGCCGGCCGCACCCCGCCTGGCTCGGCGCCTGCTGTTGATCGCCGAGAACTACGGCGAGAGCGAGCCACGCCGCGTGCTGCACCTGGCCCAGGAACAACTGGCGCTGATGCTCTCGCTGTCACGCCAGACCACCAACCAGATTCTCAAGGAGCTGCAGGCGCAGGGCGTGGTGCAACTCACCTATGGCGAGATCGAAATTCTCGACTTCGAGCGTCTGCGCCAGTTGGCCTCCTGA